In Anaerolineales bacterium, one DNA window encodes the following:
- a CDS encoding FtsQ-type POTRA domain-containing protein codes for MSNKREFTRAELVRRRRAERAAKELEQTTKHAVRPVVPVTSRMLTPPAPMPRHEEKSRRFNVALSMPEMHAGISGIAISRIRTNWRLVSIGIALLLGIAVYLALTLPYFFVPAATVLGNDRLSKEEINAVLGVSGHSIFTMKPGEVETRLLVNYPELLSAKVDVYLPNHVFVKVAERQPVILWQQGEGYTWVDGTGVAFRPRGLEAGLVLIQALDEPPAGVAPVDGQFGPPPYVKQELVDAILALAPLVPDGSTMTFDSTQGLGWVDPRGWQAVFGTSSQDMPLKVRVYQSLVDSLMTRRIIPEFISVVYPDAPFYRMAETGFEEEFDELSVSSGQ; via the coding sequence ATGAGCAATAAACGCGAGTTTACCCGCGCCGAACTCGTCCGCCGCCGCCGCGCCGAACGCGCTGCAAAGGAACTGGAGCAGACCACGAAGCACGCTGTCAGGCCGGTTGTACCGGTTACCTCGCGCATGTTGACGCCCCCCGCCCCCATGCCCAGACATGAGGAAAAAAGCCGCCGTTTCAACGTTGCACTGAGTATGCCTGAAATGCATGCAGGTATATCGGGTATTGCAATATCCCGTATCCGCACAAATTGGAGGCTGGTCTCCATTGGAATTGCGCTTTTACTTGGCATTGCCGTTTATCTGGCGCTCACGCTTCCATACTTCTTTGTCCCTGCCGCCACGGTGCTGGGTAATGATCGTTTGAGCAAGGAGGAGATCAATGCCGTACTCGGTGTTAGCGGGCATTCCATCTTCACCATGAAGCCAGGTGAGGTGGAAACCCGTCTGCTGGTGAACTATCCGGAACTGCTATCAGCGAAAGTGGATGTCTATTTGCCGAACCATGTGTTTGTCAAGGTCGCCGAGCGTCAGCCTGTCATTCTATGGCAGCAGGGCGAGGGCTATACATGGGTTGATGGAACCGGCGTGGCATTTCGTCCGCGCGGATTAGAGGCAGGGCTTGTGCTCATCCAGGCGTTGGATGAGCCTCCTGCTGGTGTTGCACCTGTGGACGGCCAGTTTGGTCCGCCGCCATATGTGAAACAGGAACTGGTGGATGCGATCCTCGCTCTTGCTCCGCTCGTGCCGGATGGCTCAACGATGACGTTCGACTCCACCCAGGGCTTGGGCTGGGTGGACCCCCGCGGCTGGCAGGCGGTGTTTGGCACAAGCTCGCAGGATATGCCTTTGAAGGTGCGCGTATATCAATCCCTGGTCGATTCACTGATGACACGCCGCATTATTCCTGAATTTATCAGTGTCGTCTACCCGGATGCGCCTTTTTACCGTATGGCTGAAACAGGTTTTGAAGAAGAATTTGATGAACTCTCAGTGAGCAGTGGACAATAA
- the ftsA gene encoding cell division protein FtsA yields the protein MEEIVVGLDVGTTKVCTLVARMEDAETIRILGVGIEPSEGIRKGIIVDLAAASQAIKRSVEKAERTSGLEITTALVSLAGAHVSSVNSRGATGIPGGIIDAMDIIHALDQAQAVAIPHDREVVHIIQRGITVDGQEGVRTPVGMHGYKLEVETHIITAAAATVDNLRQCVGTAGVDIQQFVLNPLASAEVVLTEQERQMGVAVCDIGGGTTDLAIYVDGDVWHTMVLAVGGNHITQDIAHGLRLALSQAEEVKKQQGYAIRSEVGSEEYFSIRPFGEDRDVKINRQDLAHIIEARIEETFGLILQEIKRSGYDGLLPAGMVLTGGTSALPGIKHVASQVLGIPVRTAQPQNLTGLVDKLDSPAYSTSVGLLRWATTMREHDIVVSRGNKNRRKLRGEKNMNFDAIKNWIKRLLP from the coding sequence ATGGAAGAGATTGTAGTTGGCCTTGACGTAGGCACGACCAAGGTTTGCACCCTCGTTGCGCGCATGGAGGATGCAGAGACCATTCGCATCCTTGGTGTGGGTATCGAACCTTCGGAAGGCATCCGCAAGGGCATTATCGTGGACCTTGCCGCCGCATCACAGGCCATCAAGCGCTCGGTGGAAAAGGCCGAGCGGACCTCCGGTTTGGAAATTACCACCGCGCTGGTCAGCCTTGCAGGTGCGCATGTTTCATCGGTCAACAGCCGTGGTGCAACGGGCATCCCCGGCGGGATCATTGATGCAATGGATATTATCCATGCCCTTGATCAGGCGCAGGCAGTTGCCATCCCGCATGACCGCGAGGTCGTGCATATTATCCAGCGCGGCATCACCGTGGATGGGCAGGAAGGCGTACGGACCCCCGTCGGCATGCATGGGTACAAACTCGAAGTGGAAACGCACATTATCACCGCCGCCGCCGCTACCGTGGATAACCTGCGTCAATGTGTGGGTACGGCAGGTGTGGATATTCAGCAGTTCGTTCTAAACCCGCTTGCCTCTGCGGAAGTGGTGCTGACCGAACAGGAACGTCAGATGGGTGTTGCAGTCTGTGACATCGGCGGCGGGACAACCGACCTGGCGATTTATGTGGACGGCGATGTCTGGCATACGATGGTGCTTGCCGTCGGCGGGAATCACATCACGCAGGATATTGCCCATGGCTTGCGTCTGGCTCTCTCCCAGGCGGAGGAAGTGAAGAAGCAGCAGGGCTATGCCATTCGATCCGAAGTTGGAAGCGAGGAATATTTCTCCATCCGTCCCTTCGGCGAAGACCGGGATGTCAAGATCAACCGCCAGGATCTGGCACATATCATCGAAGCCCGCATCGAAGAGACCTTTGGATTGATCCTGCAGGAAATAAAACGCTCCGGCTATGATGGCCTGCTTCCGGCAGGCATGGTGTTGACGGGTGGAACATCCGCCCTGCCCGGCATCAAACATGTTGCCAGCCAGGTGCTGGGAATTCCTGTGCGCACCGCGCAACCGCAGAACCTGACAGGTCTTGTTGATAAACTGGATTCGCCTGCATATTCCACAAGTGTGGGGTTGCTGCGCTGGGCGACCACCATGCGTGAGCACGATATTGTAGTTTCAAGAGGTAATAAAAACCGCCGCAAATTACGAGGAGAAAAGAACATGAATTTTGACGCAATAAAAAACTGGATAAAACGGTTGCTGCCCTAG
- the ftsZ gene encoding cell division protein FtsZ: MDSNKRNLQTETFARIKVIGVGGAGQNAVNRMMEEGIQGVEFIAANSDAQALTLSRAPVRVRLGDKITRGLGAGGDPDIGRKAAEESSDELYNVLKGADMVFVTAGMGGGTGTGAAPVVAQVAKECGALTIGVVTRPFTFEGGKRAQSAETGVGKMKEHAHTLISIPNDRLLQLADKKSSLQDAFRMADEVLHQGIQGISELITIPGLINLDFADVRTIMSEGGAALMAVGRGAGEDRAKTAAEQAISSQLLDITIDGARGVLFNVTGGSNMTLFEVNQAAAIIRETAHPDVNMIFGAVIDPEMGDEIRVTVIATGFERSGVPRRALERLPRTEKPASASNTLFTRPSESVSVDAETRSSTDAKSAPSSINADDLDVPTFLRNRR; the protein is encoded by the coding sequence ATGGACTCGAACAAAAGAAACTTGCAGACCGAAACCTTCGCCCGCATAAAGGTGATTGGGGTTGGCGGAGCCGGACAGAATGCTGTCAACCGCATGATGGAGGAAGGCATTCAGGGTGTTGAATTCATCGCCGCCAATTCAGATGCGCAGGCGCTGACACTTTCACGCGCGCCCGTCCGTGTGCGCCTTGGTGACAAGATCACCCGCGGACTCGGTGCGGGTGGCGATCCTGACATCGGCCGCAAAGCTGCGGAAGAATCATCTGACGAATTGTATAACGTGCTTAAAGGCGCGGACATGGTCTTCGTTACTGCGGGCATGGGTGGCGGCACCGGCACCGGCGCGGCTCCCGTTGTGGCCCAGGTCGCCAAGGAGTGCGGTGCGCTTACCATCGGCGTGGTCACACGTCCCTTTACGTTTGAAGGAGGGAAACGCGCGCAATCCGCTGAAACCGGTGTCGGCAAAATGAAGGAACATGCCCACACCCTTATCTCAATTCCGAACGATCGTTTGCTCCAACTGGCTGATAAAAAATCATCGTTGCAGGACGCCTTCCGCATGGCGGATGAAGTCCTGCATCAGGGTATTCAGGGCATCTCCGAGTTGATTACTATTCCCGGGTTGATCAATCTCGATTTTGCAGATGTCCGTACCATCATGTCCGAAGGCGGTGCGGCGCTCATGGCGGTGGGCCGCGGTGCCGGCGAAGATCGTGCAAAGACAGCCGCAGAACAGGCCATCTCCAGCCAACTGCTTGACATTACCATTGACGGCGCGCGTGGCGTGCTCTTCAATGTTACCGGGGGCTCCAACATGACCCTCTTTGAGGTCAACCAGGCCGCCGCGATCATCCGCGAAACGGCACATCCGGATGTCAACATGATCTTCGGCGCAGTCATTGATCCTGAGATGGGCGATGAGATTCGCGTCACCGTCATTGCAACTGGATTCGAACGGAGCGGAGTCCCGCGCCGCGCCCTCGAACGCCTCCCGCGGACCGAGAAACCTGCCTCCGCTTCCAATACGCTTTTCACACGTCCCAGCGAATCCGTCAGTGTTGATGCGGAGACCCGCTCTTCAACAGATGCAAAATCCGCGCCATCCAGCATTAACGCGGACGATCTCGATGTGCCAACGTTTTTGAGAAACAGGCGATAA
- a CDS encoding GAF domain-containing protein, with product MSEGLPAQRDDAFLDVFRNHAAVMLLIEAGTGGILDANAAAEKFYGYSLEQFKRMNIGEINVPLPGQAAAGWGSDRSVLIHKLADGRVRTVEAHISPVALNGKSALFCIIHEINEQIQMHETLSRDESRLRALADYVTVVVYQCRTDKKFTFTYLNDAVLQLTGYPSKAFLEQTLSFLDLYHPDDISVASAPFTGDFHITYRIRHKSGEWRWVDEWGTGVVNEHGETEYIEGIMLDVTEQKLGEHALRESEDRYRSLFDQMMDGIYRSTHEGRFVDVNPAMVRLFGYSSKEEMLKIDIKNELYFSPEERGSHILDTGQEEVEIYRMRRKDGSEIWVEDHGFYVHDDQGNIIYHEGMLRDVTERIKVEEALRESEAFLKESQIIAGLGSYVLDISSGVWKGSDVLDGIFGIDETYDHSVEGWVALIHPDQREEMVHYFVDEVVGRRNRFDKEYKIIRYNDKTERWVHGMGELQMDARGHPLKMKGSIQDVTEHRQTEDALRQRLLELEALHNISASLRTVQSFKEAMSILLDQTLAAFGTETGSILLYDAEQDELRDISPRGWFKDIQGVPIKPGEGVAGTVFASGVPYLSGEFLQDALPRRSTRNRIPPGWGGACLPIRADVEIVGVLFVSVQLPRRITAEQMKLLTSLVGIAGATLHRIRLYDETARRAREFASLYETSKAVSAEYDLNSMLQVIVNDAKKLFNAASSGIYLLLPSGSGLELAVDTEPYINIGSRMEMGEGAAGQVAQTRKSLRIDDYSKWEGRSPQYEGIPLRATLGVPMLYGGELIGVLTVDEIGESERRFTEADERLLSLFASQAAGAIHSARLHEDAIHRLQHLQTLRTVDKAIASSLDRQITLNILLDHVIAQLDVDAADVLLLHPQEQTLQYSAGRGFHTRMIEGADVHLYDGFAGRSVMERRIIQVFDHQQVAGNPPFQRLWSEEEFSVYICVPLIAKGEVKGVLEVYRRSQFTPTEEWVEFLETLAGQAAITLDNAQMFEDIQRVNMELAIAYEATIEGWSRALDLRDKETEGHTRRVTELTMSLAKAVGIPDSEIQHIRRGALLHDIGKMGISDSILLKKGKLTQKEWKEMRRHPALAFQMLQPISYLHPALDIPYCHHEKWDGTGYPRGLKGGQIPLAARVFAVADVWDALTSPRPYRRAWTKRKALAYIKRQSGQHFDPQIVETFLRLISQSSA from the coding sequence ATGTCAGAGGGATTGCCCGCCCAGAGGGACGATGCATTTCTTGATGTTTTCAGGAACCATGCTGCGGTCATGCTTCTGATCGAAGCAGGCACAGGGGGGATTCTGGATGCCAATGCGGCGGCCGAGAAATTCTATGGATATTCCCTTGAACAATTCAAGCGAATGAATATTGGGGAGATCAATGTCCCGTTGCCCGGGCAGGCAGCGGCGGGGTGGGGAAGCGACAGGTCCGTCCTTATCCATAAACTTGCCGACGGCAGAGTCCGAACAGTTGAAGCACATATCTCCCCCGTTGCCTTGAATGGAAAATCCGCGCTTTTCTGTATTATTCATGAAATAAATGAGCAAATACAGATGCATGAGACCTTGTCCAGGGACGAGTCGAGGCTTCGCGCGCTTGCAGACTATGTTACAGTCGTCGTCTATCAATGCCGTACCGACAAGAAATTTACGTTCACGTATCTTAACGATGCCGTTCTTCAATTGACGGGCTATCCATCAAAGGCGTTTCTGGAGCAGACCCTTAGTTTTTTGGACCTTTATCATCCGGATGATATTTCCGTCGCCAGTGCGCCCTTTACAGGGGATTTCCATATTACCTACCGCATCCGCCATAAATCAGGGGAATGGCGCTGGGTGGATGAATGGGGGACAGGTGTTGTCAATGAGCATGGTGAGACCGAATATATCGAAGGTATTATGCTTGACGTCACCGAGCAGAAACTGGGGGAACATGCCCTGCGTGAATCCGAAGACCGCTACCGTTCGCTGTTCGACCAGATGATGGACGGCATCTATCGCAGTACACACGAAGGCAGATTTGTGGATGTAAACCCTGCCATGGTGAGGTTGTTTGGCTATTCCTCGAAGGAGGAAATGCTGAAGATTGACATTAAGAATGAACTTTATTTTTCGCCGGAGGAACGGGGCAGTCATATTCTGGATACAGGCCAGGAGGAGGTGGAAATTTACCGCATGCGCCGCAAGGACGGTTCAGAGATCTGGGTGGAGGATCACGGATTTTATGTGCATGATGACCAGGGAAACATCATCTACCATGAAGGCATGTTGCGCGATGTGACCGAAAGGATCAAGGTGGAGGAGGCGCTCCGTGAAAGCGAAGCCTTTCTAAAGGAATCCCAGATCATTGCCGGCTTGGGCAGTTATGTGCTGGATATATCCTCCGGTGTTTGGAAGGGTTCGGACGTCCTCGACGGGATCTTTGGAATAGACGAAACCTACGACCATTCGGTGGAAGGCTGGGTGGCGCTGATCCATCCCGATCAGCGGGAGGAAATGGTTCATTACTTTGTTGATGAAGTTGTTGGCAGGCGCAATCGTTTTGACAAGGAATATAAAATCATTCGTTATAACGACAAGACCGAACGCTGGGTGCATGGCATGGGTGAATTGCAGATGGATGCCCGGGGGCATCCTTTGAAGATGAAGGGCAGCATACAGGATGTCACTGAACACAGGCAGACCGAGGATGCCCTTCGCCAGCGCCTGCTGGAGTTGGAGGCCCTGCACAACATATCTGCCTCCCTGCGAACCGTTCAATCTTTTAAAGAAGCCATGTCCATTCTGTTGGATCAAACCCTGGCTGCCTTTGGCACAGAAACGGGTTCCATCCTGCTCTACGATGCGGAGCAGGATGAATTAAGGGATATTTCTCCGCGGGGCTGGTTCAAGGATATTCAGGGTGTTCCCATTAAACCTGGCGAAGGTGTCGCCGGGACGGTCTTCGCCAGCGGAGTGCCCTATCTTTCCGGCGAGTTTTTGCAGGATGCCTTGCCGCGCCGCTCCACCCGCAATAGAATCCCTCCGGGTTGGGGCGGGGCGTGCCTTCCCATTCGTGCTGATGTTGAGATTGTGGGCGTGCTGTTTGTTTCCGTCCAGTTGCCGCGCCGGATCACTGCAGAGCAAATGAAACTCCTCACCTCGCTTGTGGGAATAGCGGGAGCCACATTGCACCGCATCCGCCTATACGATGAAACGGCGCGCCGCGCCCGTGAATTTGCCTCGCTATATGAAACGAGCAAGGCGGTCTCTGCGGAATATGACCTGAACTCCATGTTGCAGGTCATTGTGAACGATGCCAAAAAACTGTTTAATGCCGCGTCCAGCGGAATTTATCTGCTCCTTCCATCCGGCAGCGGACTGGAACTGGCGGTGGATACAGAGCCTTACATCAACATCGGGTCTCGCATGGAGATGGGAGAAGGGGCGGCAGGACAGGTGGCGCAAACCCGCAAGTCATTGCGAATCGATGATTATTCAAAGTGGGAGGGACGCTCCCCCCAATACGAAGGGATTCCCCTCCGCGCGACCCTTGGGGTTCCGATGCTCTATGGTGGCGAATTGATCGGCGTCCTCACTGTGGATGAGATCGGCGAGTCTGAACGCAGATTTACCGAAGCGGATGAACGCCTGCTCTCGCTATTCGCTTCACAAGCCGCAGGAGCCATCCATTCTGCGCGGTTGCATGAAGATGCCATTCATCGTCTTCAGCATTTGCAAACCCTGCGCACGGTGGACAAGGCCATCGCATCCAGCCTGGACCGGCAGATCACACTCAACATTCTGCTTGACCATGTTATTGCCCAATTGGACGTGGATGCCGCCGACGTGCTCCTGCTCCACCCGCAGGAACAAACCCTGCAGTATTCTGCGGGGCGCGGATTCCATACACGGATGATCGAAGGCGCAGATGTCCATTTGTATGACGGCTTTGCCGGACGTAGTGTCATGGAGCGCCGCATCATTCAAGTCTTCGATCATCAACAGGTGGCCGGGAATCCGCCGTTCCAGCGCCTGTGGTCTGAAGAGGAATTTTCCGTCTATATCTGTGTGCCTCTCATTGCGAAGGGCGAGGTAAAAGGCGTGTTGGAGGTGTATCGCCGTTCGCAATTCACACCCACCGAGGAATGGGTTGAATTTTTGGAGACACTTGCGGGGCAGGCCGCCATCACACTTGACAATGCCCAAATGTTCGAAGATATCCAGCGCGTCAACATGGAACTTGCCATCGCCTACGAAGCGACGATTGAAGGCTGGTCGCGCGCATTGGACTTGCGCGACAAGGAAACCGAGGGCCACACGCGGCGCGTCACGGAGCTCACCATGTCTCTTGCAAAAGCCGTGGGCATACCAGACAGCGAAATTCAACACATCCGCCGCGGGGCGCTCCTGCATGACATCGGAAAAATGGGCATCTCTGACAGTATCCTGCTAAAGAAAGGCAAACTAACCCAAAAGGAATGGAAGGAAATGCGCAGGCATCCCGCCCTTGCTTTTCAAATGCTTCAGCCGATCAGCTATTTACACCCTGCCCTGGATATTCCCTATTGCCATCACGAAAAATGGGACGGCACGGGATATCCGCGCGGACTCAAAGGAGGGCAAATCCCGCTGGCCGCACGCGTCTTTGCCGTGGCGGATGTTTGGGATGCCCTTACCAGTCCGCGTCCCTACCGCAGAGCTTGGACAAAAAGGAAGGCGCTCGCTTATATTAAACGGCAAAGCGGTCAACACTTTGATCCGCAAATAGTGGAAACCTTCCTGAGGCTTATAAGCCAATCCAGTGCTTGA